The Sorghum bicolor cultivar BTx623 chromosome 6, Sorghum_bicolor_NCBIv3, whole genome shotgun sequence genome contains the following window.
AATTACTTTGCCACATCTACAAGTGCAATTAAGTTAGCATACAGTTTCACCATATTGGACAACGGTCTATATCTCAAGTGATTGAAACCTGATGTTGATGCATATTAAGATTATTGTTCTGGTCGTGTTCAAAAGCATATACCCTTCATCAAATTACTAAGTTGAATACATGGTAGTAGCAACAAAATAAATCATGCTTCAGGCCCACAGTTTTTTTAATAGATCTTCATGGATTAATAGTATTACAGAGCTGCTTGTTTGACGAGGCTTATATAACATAGTGCTAAGCCCTTAGTGCACTAATGTGCATAGTAGAGCTCTACCACTCTCAATATCAGTGGCGAGATCTGGCAACCTTTTTGCCACCTGATACAAAAGCATCTCACTCTGAAGTTAAACTATGTCTTGTAAGAGTCAGATCTCATCTGTCCATCCACCAGTCATGATCGTGGAATCAACAGAAGTAACAGAAATATCACAGCAGTCTTCTGTATCCCACTTGATCATTCAGCTTTAGACCAGAATAGTCATACATTTGCATGAGTGACAAACAATTAACCATGAATTTGAAGAGCAACCATGACCATCCAAAGCACTTTATACAAGTAAAGTAGACTACTAGACTTGGTACTTGGTAGCACAACACAATAACCACTTAGAGCTTATGTACAGTCCTGGAGACCGATAAAATAGATATTGTATGGGTCTTCTGAATCGACAATCTGGAAGAACTACAGGCCCTCATAGTGTATTTACTTCATTAGTATGGAAAGCACAGCCCATATCAATATCTAAACAATTCTTTTGTCCAACTAAGAATTCCATGGTTTTGCCATTCACTTTAATAGTTTAATTACACTGGATCATGGCTCCTTATGCATTTCTTCTTCAGACATCTTCCCTCTGACCTTCCTCACATCTGTCATTCTGTCTATGCGTCTATGGCATATGCATTGGAGAGGTGAACATAAACCCCACTACCAGAGGACTCCAACTCATGAACATGCATAAGAATCTGATGTGAGAAATCCACCAGGCCACAAGCTTGGCATACACTCAAGAGAGCTCCCCGTGTGAAAACAGGAGGTCCTATCAGCATAGACTTAAATCACATCGCATGCTTTCTCGAAGAGGCCAGCTCTGAGCTTGTATGTCATCAACTCAAACAACCAACGGCCTTCTTGAACCAAACCAGAGTGGCAACAAGCGCCAAGTACAGTAATGAAAGTGACCTCATTAGGGGAGAAACCTGAAGCAATCAATCATACTGTCAAAGCACTCAACAGTTTGCCTACCATAGCCATGCAATGCAAACCATTGATCATTGCATTCCAGGACACCTTCTTGAAGGGCATCTTATTGAAGATTGAAACAGCAACATCCAAGCATCCACACTTTGCGTACATCCATGTCTTCTAATTCCTTCCATTCAACCATGTCAACCATTGAACCCACATTTGCACTCCACTAGATACCCTTATGTTCTATATACTTGCTCCCATCTCCCAGACTCCAGAGAGCCCAAGCTCGCACAAACTGAAAGGAAAGTCGAAAGAACTTTATCTGACTTCACCCCTGACGTCCGCGTTCGGCCAATTCACTAATCATAACTGTCCAAGAGACAATGGACCCTCAATTGAGAACTGTCAAACATCCATCTGGCGGAATCCAGTTTCTCGCATTTCACATACATATCCAACACTGCATTCCCGACGGTGGGGCTCAGCTCCCTCTCCCGCTTGACATACCAACCCTGCACTGCCCTCCAAACCCTTACTGCCCCAGCCTCCCGCGCCCCGCGCACGGTCGCCAACGTCGCCGCGTTCAGAGCGACGTCCATCTCAGCGAACACCCTGAGCGCCTCCGCGAACCTCGCTCCCTTGACGAAGGTGGAGAACGGAGAACAGCGCGGTCCACAACACGACATCCAGCTCTGCCATTTCGTCGAACGCCCTCCTCGCGTGCGTCCCTGCACGCGCCGTAGAGCGTTACCAGTACGTTCCTGACGGGCAGTTGCCCGAGGAACCCAGCCTTCGCCGCGACCGTGTGCGCCAGCCGGCCCTCGCCGATCCCCTCGAGCGGCGGGAAGTGTATACCCGTGGAGCCGCACGTGCGTGGCGGGGGCGAGAGAGCACCCCGAGGCGAGGCGCTGAAGGCGGAGGGAGGGTTCGCCAGCGAGGGTGAAGGTGGACATGAGGGCGTTCAAGGGACCGCGCGCAGCGCGGGCGGCGTCGGCGTGCGCGGGCAGGCGCGAGCTCGCGGAGGCGAGGTGCCTGGCGAAATGCGCGAGGAGAGCGGCGTCCGCGGCGAGGCCGGAGGTGAGGAGGAGGGAGGCCGCCGGGACTCCGGGAGCGGAGGCGGAGCCGAGGAGGGCGCTGAGGAAGGAGACCGGCATAGCGGCGGCATTGATTTGGAGGGAAACCCACACTGGAGCTTAAGATTACGGTGGCTTCTCAAGGATTTCCGTTGGCATTTGTAAGATGGAGCCGCTCAACGAGGCAAGGTCATTACAACTATTGATCACAAATCATTCAAGAAAAGGCGGTAAACATACGATCGCTTTCTCTGCTTAAAAAAAATGGAAGCGCTTGCTCGTCTCAAAATCCAAACAAAATTCTCAACAATCACATGTAGGGGGAAAAAAAACTAGCCCTGCGTTACGTTTAGGTGTTTGATTCGAGAAATGAGTACTTATTTTATTCTATAAAATAATCAATACCATTACCTTATCTCTCACAAACTAATAATAATCAATACTTGTACGAGAAAGTCATTCATAAAATTTGAGTTTGAGAATTTTACCCTGTTTTTAAGGACTagacaatattttttttcaaacaacAAATTAGCAGCAGCATCATCGGTCAAATTTCAGCAAACAGGGGTTTAAGTAAGGATGAAAACAGATCGGATACGaacggatatcactgatatcatatttgttttcatatttctagtcGGATTCAGTCGGATTcgaattcgaatacggataatatcaataTAAGATATGATTAGATGTCGACATcacaaatatacgatttaagtattagaatacggatacggtatcggatgttgaatattcggactcggatacggacagatctgaatccctctaaacgaattcagtctcgaatacggtcgaaaaatatccgtaccgttttcatccctaagtTTAACAGCTCCAAAAATTAAATTGACTTCACATGCAGGACAGAAAAGAAACTATATGCATGTAGGGTACAACTCACAACAACTTCACGACAGCTTCACGAGCTGTTGTGaggtgtgttttttttttttgccaaacacttatttctaaaaCTACTTTATAGATGAAGCTGTTTTtcctctcctctcacaaagatgaattagGGTAAAGCTGAAAAAATAGTTTATTACAGctttctccctcatttctctttctcaactatgcatgaatgaaataagtagttggtgaagctatattaccaaacactttttccaaaataACTCTTCGTCTAGAAAGTTGCTCATGAAactattttcttaaaaaaaaagctcttcatgggtgaagctgttttttctcTCCTCTCACAAAAATATGAGTTGACTatacatgaagtagttggtgaaactatattaccaaacactttttctaaaacaactcagcttcatctagaaagttgctcgtaaagctattttctaataaaaacagttttactagtcaagttgagctgtgccaaacaagcccgcAGTTTGTCCTAGAATACCGGCAAATGCCATCAAACATTCAGCACTACAGAAAAGAACCATGATATACATCTGTCATTAAGTTAGAACTAGATCATTAACTCAAACATATCCTATGCTCCTAACCAGCTAACGCTCATACATACATCTCGATTCGAACTACCATCTAAAAGATGCTACATGAGATAGATAATACTAGAAGGTGAAATGATAGACACCTGGAGCTAGTTCTGGCCATAAAACTCCCCTTAAACAAAGAAGCACGCTAAGTTAATCTGACAATTAGTTCCCACAATGCTGAAACTCTGCTTCGAGTTTTGGAGTCGCTGAGAGTATAATATCATCGTAATGCTGTTCTTGGTTAACTTCTACAAGCCCTCGATTCTTCAGAACCTGCAGGCAAAAACATGCACAAGGATACAAGGATTTTACTATTTACTGATACTAATAAGCTGCAAACTATGATGGATGAAATGAAGAAACTGAGATGCCCAATATTCACAGCATcccatttttttattagtatataCTTTAATTTGGCCACAAGAAAGGAAAGAATAGCTCAGGATTGGAATGGAAGTATGAACAGAACTTGAATTATCATTATCCAATAGCGATATAAAGCTAGATCAATCCTTCAAGAAAGAAATCTGAAGTCACACAGATTATCATTCAAGCAGGAAACTACAGAAGCCATACCAGAGTTTCAAAGAAGAATGATGCTGCAGTTTTCCTCTTTGTCCCTTCAAGGACTTGACTGAGACTTAAAGTAGCAGTTCCCTCCTTTATCTTCTGGTTCAGGAATAGCTGATGAAGGAGACTTGCTATTTTCCTAAATTAGTAAATTAAGATAAGCGATAAGCAACAGACTAGTGGACCAGAAGCAGGAAGGAAATAGTTATGAGCAACAGAACAAGATCATTAGCTACCTAGTCCTTGTTGAATTCTGCAAACCTGCAAAACAGTAATGTGCATATAAGAGCCGGGCAAATTAAAGAAACATCACAGCATAAGGACAAGCTATAACAGTTCTACAAACCTTCATCTCTGGAGTGCTCTTCGTCTACAAGAATATCCTGCGAGCGAATGTCATTTCAAAAGCATTAGTTTGCATCGTAAATCATCGACGATTCTATCAAGCAGGTTTGATGCATAGCTTACCTCATCTATACTATCTACAGCAGCATTCGGTGCTTCAATGTGCAATGGAATTTGGTTTTCTGATTCATGTAGTCCGTCCTTCGATGGTACTTTAGAACTAGGTTCATCTCCTCTGACTTGAGCGCTCTTCTCTTTTCTTGTATCTTCATTACATGCACAAACTTCATCTTGAACAGGCCAAGTTATTTGACAGTCAACAGGAACCCCAGAGTCAATTGGCTCTTCCAGTTTACTTTTTCTTAATGCATCTAAAATGCTTTCTCGTTCTGTGCTTCCAGTATCCTTGCAAGCATGGATGGATTCAGACTGTTCATAGGAAAGACGCCTCCGGGCTTTAACTGATTCCTCACATGAACTTTCAGGTGCCTCTGGTGCAGTACCGCGTGCAAGGGGGATTGAAGTCTGATCTGTCAAAATAATAGGACACGCTCAGTTATTAAATGTTACAATAATTGCACCTAATGAAAGATAAATAATTGACCTACATGGAATCAGTGGATCCATGAAGGTGTATGGCAGAGATCCCAATTTTGCCACCCTCCAAATATCAAGATGTGTGTGAGGCGCCTTCCTTCTCTGCTGCACAAGATCACTTGCATTCTCTATTGCTCCTCTCAACATCCTACAATAAGAACTAACTAAAATATATtaccaaaaattataagatgttacaGTTCAGTGGAACCATGGAACGATCCATAAAATCCTGATATCACTTTGAAGAAAGTGCAGACGACCATCTCCCTAGtcccaaaaaaaaggaaaatgaagaatatggaaaaCAGAACCCCCTGCCATTCAATTCAGGCGTTCGAAGTGAACAAAACTTCAATGAGAAAACTTCTGTGGCTTGTTTGACTTGGTTAGGTTTGTTGAATCACTTCATTTGGTTTAAAGTCATAGCAGTTAAAGGTCCACTCAACTATGGTCAATAAACCCTAGTGAGGCTATATAATTAAACACCAACAAACCAGCTTTTGGGATTTTGAATTAGCAAGGCATGAAATTAGAATGAAAGCTTAAGGTGGTAAGGACAGCATAAGGTAACAATAGTTGCTACACCAACATATTCAAACAATCAAGTACAAGTATTGCAACTGGTGAAAGAGTTTATACAAGCAAGCTAGAAGTTATTCTTACTCATTTGACAGCACGGTGCCCTCATCATAAAACAATGACCAAGTTAACTTTCTCCTAACCCTCCGCTGGCTTTCTCGTTCTGTCTGTATATAATCCTGCTTTTTGTATAATAatgatcttcttctttttctagtAGCCTGGCTCTTCTCAGTTTTAGCTGGTGTCCTAACTCTAAATCTAGAAGAAGAGGATGGCTCTGGATCAGAAGTAAAGAAGTCCATAATGAGTATGATTAAGACCATAAGTAGAGCAGACAATTTTGTCACAAAACAGACCTGGGATACCCTCCTGCACAGGCTCTGGAGTAGAAGGTGATAACTCATTATCTGCCCTTGTTTTACATCTTAGGACAAGAGGTTCAAGTGACTCTTCTCCAGTGTCATTGCCAAGCTCTGGAAATCCTGCTGCAGGTGTGGCAGTATTCAACTTTCCTAGCAGTGAATCATTTTCTGATGCTTCAGTTGTGTAATTTGCACTCCGACTTCCACAAGCCATATTCTCCAGAGCATTATCAGAGTATTGCAGTTCTTGATTTCTGTTTCAAACTTAATCTGATCAAGATCTATTAACAGTATGACCTAAAGATCTTGAAGTAAATGATTAGCTGTACCAAAAGAAAATTTGTCGGAAAAAATGTAGCTTTGACTCACTCTTGCAGAGGGATAGAAATCATAGTACAATCAGAACCCCCATTATTCTCATCCGTGTTCACTTCTCTTACAGAATTATCCCCAGTTTTGCTTTCCTTTGCAAGATTCTTTGCTTCAGCCACCATATCCATCATCTCAGGTGAAAGAACACTGTTACAAATTCAATTTTACGAATCAATAAGCGAAGAAATGTGCTCCCATGCTGTTAGGGACAGGAAGGCAACAGCAAGTATACTTACTCCTTCAATGGTGTGAACCAAGCAGAATCAGCATCCTTGTTTTCTATTTCGGTTAAGTCTAGAATATGATTTGGAAGAGCACTGCATTACAAGGAAACTCAGAAATCCAGAGAACATAACGTTCTTTTAGCACCATTAGGAGGAAGCTCGGGTGCTTACATGTATTCCGGCATAAAACAAGCAGAATCAACAGCATATGAACATGGCGTCGTCTGATAAGGCTGTACCATTGAATAAACTTTAAGGTTcagttttgcaaaaaaaaaaaaaaaagatgaagcCAGCAATATTGCATCTTAATTCAAAGAGTAGCACATGTCTAAGATGAAACTGAGtgtatttaactaattattttgcaaaatatttcatGAAAGAGATGAAAACTAACTTATAACTACATATATTAAAAACTAACACCACACATCCATCGTGGGTGCATGCACATGCCAATGTGACTGGCCAGATTGTAGGAGAGGGAGCTGTGTACCTCATAAAAATAGGGGGCATGATGTCTTTCATCTCTCAATTGAATATctatacaaaaaaaaacaaagcagGTAATGTATAAAATGATTAACAATCAAAACAAACAGGCTACATATTTGCAACTTTTCAATTATATGAATTGCTAGGTCCAAAATGCAGAGGTCTGGTTCAAGTATCCCAAGAAAACAAAATGGATGAGAACAGAACAGTAAAGGCAAATGATAGTGGCCTTGTTACCTTGGTGTGCCAACTGATGGTGGTCATCACCTTCATCATCTCTGCCAAAAAAGGTTGAAAGTATAGCTAAGAAACCATGTTCCATGTAATAATGAGAATAGTATATGTCCAAGAATTCTTACATATCTTCAGCAATCCCCAAATCAAAAGAGTCAAGCTCAAATCTTGTCGGTCTTGTGAAGGTTGGCAGACCATCTGGCACACGTGCTTCTTTGATTACCACAGATATCCCTACAGTAACTTCTGTTTCTACCCTTACAGAGTGGCCTTCACTTGATATTGCACTAGAGACTTCAGTTGTTCTCACGGCATGAACAGTTTTTGTCACTTTGCTGGTGTTTTGCTGGCCTACCACTAACCTTCCTACACGGACATCTTTATTCACTTGATTCAAAATTCTGGGTGTCAACCTTCCACTTGATACAGTAGGTTCAGCAAGTTGACTTAGTTGAAATGACCGACAAAGCGCATTGAAATTGAAATCATGGAGGAGGAATTCAATTTTCTTGGAGAATATCCTAACAATTCCGAACAGAAGATTTGCCAGTACTCCGAGGCGAAGTCTATGCGGAGCTTCTGGGCTGCGCACATCCGAAATAATCTCATCTGCCAATGGTGAAATGAAAAGCGTTAGCGTTACAACCCATTAGGAGAATTCCTGAACAAGATAGTTTGGTTTATAAAAAGAAAGGTGCCACTTGTACAGATCATCATCCAATTCAATGCTATAAGTTGGCAGACAGATGGGTGAATTGCTTGACATGGCAAGTCTGTATGGCGCACCCGATTGTCGGGATTATGCTCAAATGACAGCataagttcaagcgaacagGGCCAAGTCAATGAAACCCTCCCTGACCTAAAACCCCCAAACCTCGCACTGGCCAAAACCGTCAAAATAAATACAGCCCAAAACTGAGATGACAAATCTGAGTTACACGAACTCCATCCACACCGCAAGAAAAAGGCACCAAACACACAAGGAGCCATCCTCCCCTCGTGCCCATGTTTTCGAGCACAAATTCCCCTCGCATAGTGGCCTTTAAACCTAAAAACTCCTACATAAACCCTTCCCTTCTCCCCACTTCTCCCACTGTTCCAAACCAACATCACACATTACTGGAACAGAGAAGGAGCCCCTCTGGCCCAACCCTTATCCGTGCACAAACTACTCCAACAAACCAATCAAAAAAATGGGGGATTTCTCTCGCATTGCAGGAGTGGACATGGAGTCGTTACCAATGGCGGCGACGATGTCTGTGCGCGCGACCTTGTCCCGGCTGAGCTCTGACTCTTTGCAGAACGACAGCTTCCACACCTTCCGGACCGGGCCCTCCTTCCACAGCAGGGCGTTGGCGTTGGCGTTGGAGCGGACCATCTCCGCGGCCCCCCTCGTAAGTCGTAACCGCTCGCGCGAAACgccgagcgccgccgcggcaATGCAAGCGCCCACCCCGGCCTCAGGCTGCGCAACGGGCACCTGGAGTGGGAAAACCAGAGCGCTCCGCGCGTGGGGGCGTGGCCGGCTGCGCGGTTTTTGGGTGGTTTTGTGTGGGGGGTGTCTGACGAAAGCagaggaagaggaagggggGCTTCAAGGCGAAGGAAGGAGGAGACGAGGAAGGGGAGCTCGCGGGCGTGTGAAACATGACGTGACTACCCCTCGTTTTGAGACGTTGAGAATTTTTGGGAGAATTTTTGGGTattgtttattatttatttttcttcctTTTCTTCCTGTTTACTACTTGTTTATTGCTTTCTATTTTATGAAGTCAATTTTATGAACAGCACACGTTCTTTAAAAGGCCCCTGATATGGTAATCAGTACAGTCTGATATCGATTGTCAGGTATGGTATTCAGTAGAGCATCAATGTGGCTACTGGGTAATCATTCATAACTTCTTTTCGGTTGGCTCAAAATTGTTCGCCtagttcaggccttgtttagttcagaaAAAAATTAGGTGTTATATTATATTTGTAATTATAGCAAGTAgtgtttaatcatagactaattagatttaaaaaattcgtttcACAAAACATatgcaaattgtgtaattaggtattttttttaaatttatatttaatgttctatttaTGTGTTTAAATATTTGATTTGACgatgtgaaaattttttaggtacaaaggccttgtttagttccaaaaaattttgtaaaatttttcagattctccgtcacatcgaatctttagagccatgcatgaagtattaaatatagacgaaaataaaaactaattgcacagtttggccggaattgatgagacaaatcttttgagcctagttagttcatgattggataatatttgtcaaatacaaacgaaagtgctaatattcctattttgcaaaaaaatttggaagtaaacaaggctgaACAAACCCAATCGAGGCGTCCAAACTACCTCACGTgtgaagtgaagaatttgacgTGCATTGTCAAAGCTTACAAGCTGTTTACACATTTCTTTTCTGTAGCTTTAACGATGGAGTACATGATGATGTTGTTTGCTTtggcttttttttttgcagtaATGGTTCATAGTGACGGTAGATAACATCGCTTAACTTTGGTTTGACTTTGACATAATCTATAGCTAAGGGAACTGATATGGCTATGTGCAAAGCCTTTACGACTTACGATCCACCGCCgaattagggccttgtttagatgtgaaaaaaatttggatttcgctactgtagcacttttatttgttaaagattcgtctcgcgatttatagtcaaactgtgtgattagtttttgttttttgtatatatttaatgttacatgtatgtgccgcaagattcgatgtgacagagaatcttgaaaacttgttggatttcaaggtgaactaaacaagtacggtgataaattttatcatctatcacatcgaatatttaatacatgcataaagtattaaatataaactatttacgaaactaaaaaaacACAGCTGgagaataatttacgagatgaattgtcaaataaaacaaaaatattatagttcctcttaaactttaacaacccaATCAATAGTACTTTTTGTGAtggtttatcagccaaacgaacaattaAAGAGTAACGGATAACACAGacaaaacattttttttgttttccgtTAAATAGTACAGATGACATCGAAAAATAGTTCTATTATAATTAACCACTCTTTTTTTAACGAATTAACCAACATCGATAAATAGTTCCATTATAATTAATTAACCACTGTCTTTTTTTAAAAACGAATTAACCACTCTTTTGACTAAACGGCGTACGGTCACATTTTCAAACCGCTGGGAGGCAGGGATCGACCAGCGGCAGAAAATGACCGTTGTCAAACTGCAAGCCCTCTGCGGTCATTTCTCCTCACGGATGAGTATGACGACAGGAGCGACGGAACCCAACCCGAGGCACCGAACTCGCTTCCAGTGGGCCTGCTGTATATCTGGGGCTA
Protein-coding sequences here:
- the LOC8060176 gene encoding uncharacterized protein LOC8060176 isoform X1 produces the protein MVRSNANANALLWKEGPVRKVWKLSFCKESELSRDKVARTDIVAAIDEIISDVRSPEAPHRLRLGVLANLLFGIVRIFSKKIEFLLHDFNFNALCRSFQLSQLAEPTVSSGRLTPRILNQVNKDVRVGRLVVGQQNTSKVTKTVHAVRTTEVSSAISSEGHSVRVETEVTVGISVVIKEARVPDGLPTFTRPTRFELDSFDLGIAEDIDDEGDDHHQLAHQDIQLRDERHHAPYFYEPYQTTPCSYAVDSACFMPEYIALPNHILDLTEIENKDADSAWFTPLKDVLSPEMMDMVAEAKNLAKESKTGDNSVREVNTDENNGGSDCTMISIPLQENQELQYSDNALENMACGSRSANYTTEASENDSLLGKLNTATPAAGFPELGNDTGEESLEPLVLRCKTRADNELSPSTPEPVQEGIPEPSSSSRFRVRTPAKTEKSQATRKRRRSLLYKKQDYIQTERESQRRVRRKLTWSLFYDEGTVLSNDSYCRMLRGAIENASDLVQQRRKAPHTHLDIWRVAKLGSLPYTFMDPLIPYQTSIPLARGTAPEAPESSCEESVKARRRLSYEQSESIHACKDTGSTERESILDALRKSKLEEPIDSGVPVDCQITWPVQDEVCACNEDTRKEKSAQVRGDEPSSKVPSKDGLHESENQIPLHIEAPNAAVDSIDEDILVDEEHSRDEGLQNSTRTRKIASLLHQLFLNQKIKEGTATLSLSQVLEGTKRKTAASFFFETLVLKNRGLVEVNQEQHYDDIILSATPKLEAEFQHCGN
- the LOC8060176 gene encoding uncharacterized protein LOC8060176 isoform X2 — translated: MVRSNANANALLWKEGPVRKVWKLSFCKESELSRDKVARTDIVAAIDEIISDVRSPEAPHRLRLGVLANLLFGIVRIFSKKIEFLLHDFNFNALCRSFQLSQLAEPTVSSGRLTPRILNQVNKDVRVGRLVVGQQNTSKVTKTVHAVRTTEVSSAISSEGHSVRVETEVTVGISVVIKEARVPDGLPTFTRPTRFELDSFDLGIAEDIDDEGDDHHQLAHQDIQLRDERHHAPYFYEPYQTTPCSYAVDSACFMPEYIALPNHILDLTEIENKDADSAWFTPLKDVLSPEMMDMVAEAKNLAKESKTGDNSVREVNTDENNGGSDCTMISIPLQENQELQYSDNALENMACGSRSANYTTEASENDSLLGKLNTATPAAGFPELGNDTGEESLEPLVLRCKTRADNELSPSTPEPVQEGIPEPSSSSRFRVRTPAKTEKSQATRKRRRSLLYKKQDYIQTERESQRRVRRKLTWSLFYDEGTVLSNEMLRGAIENASDLVQQRRKAPHTHLDIWRVAKLGSLPYTFMDPLIPYQTSIPLARGTAPEAPESSCEESVKARRRLSYEQSESIHACKDTGSTERESILDALRKSKLEEPIDSGVPVDCQITWPVQDEVCACNEDTRKEKSAQVRGDEPSSKVPSKDGLHESENQIPLHIEAPNAAVDSIDEDILVDEEHSRDEGLQNSTRTRKIASLLHQLFLNQKIKEGTATLSLSQVLEGTKRKTAASFFFETLVLKNRGLVEVNQEQHYDDIILSATPKLEAEFQHCGN